A window of the Paraburkholderia sp. ZP32-5 genome harbors these coding sequences:
- a CDS encoding lysylphosphatidylglycerol synthase domain-containing protein, with the protein MSRAALLLLSIGTALFVGLLAWQGFGSVASTLLAAGWGLAVVAAFHIVPLVIDAGAIAVLFRRDGSGGAPRDVSLRDALSARWIGESVNSLLPAGQIGGPVVMVRQLSQRGMLLRDAAAAITVSTTWQALAQIIFALSGLLLFGAYAAHGALRDLQTATLIATCVLGAMIAGFYFAQRRGLFGRLLGVVSKVFGKRDWSSLMTRAEAVDAAVQSLYGERRRVVASFVLSFVGWVVGTVEVWLALRFLGHPVGWIDALLLESIGQAIRGAAFMIPGSLGVQEGGYLLLAPLVGLPPDAALALSLAKRAREILLGLPGLLVLHFSERSWQRRRALRRMPVAD; encoded by the coding sequence ATGAGTCGCGCCGCGCTGCTTCTGCTGTCGATCGGCACGGCGCTGTTTGTCGGCCTGCTCGCGTGGCAGGGGTTCGGCTCGGTCGCTTCTACCTTGCTCGCGGCCGGCTGGGGGCTCGCGGTCGTCGCGGCGTTTCATATCGTGCCGCTGGTGATCGATGCCGGTGCGATTGCGGTGCTGTTCAGGCGTGATGGCAGCGGCGGTGCGCCGCGCGATGTGTCGTTGCGCGACGCGCTGTCCGCGCGCTGGATCGGCGAATCGGTAAATAGCCTGCTGCCGGCCGGCCAGATCGGCGGCCCGGTCGTGATGGTGCGGCAGCTGTCGCAGCGCGGCATGCTGCTGCGCGATGCGGCCGCGGCAATCACGGTCAGCACGACATGGCAGGCGCTGGCGCAAATCATTTTCGCGCTTAGCGGCCTGCTGCTATTCGGCGCCTATGCCGCGCACGGCGCGCTGCGCGATCTGCAAACCGCGACGCTGATCGCGACCTGTGTGCTTGGCGCGATGATCGCCGGTTTTTACTTTGCACAGCGGCGCGGTCTGTTTGGCCGGCTGCTCGGCGTGGTGTCGAAGGTATTCGGCAAGCGCGACTGGTCGTCGCTGATGACCCGCGCGGAAGCCGTCGATGCCGCCGTGCAGTCGCTTTACGGCGAACGGCGCCGGGTGGTGGCGAGTTTCGTGTTGAGTTTTGTCGGTTGGGTCGTTGGCACTGTCGAAGTCTGGCTCGCGCTGCGCTTTCTCGGCCATCCGGTCGGCTGGATCGACGCGCTGCTGCTCGAAAGCATCGGCCAGGCGATTCGCGGCGCGGCGTTTATGATTCCGGGCTCGCTTGGCGTGCAGGAGGGCGGCTATCTGCTGCTTGCACCGCTGGTGGGTTTGCCGCCCGACGCGGCGCTGGCGTTGTCGCTCGCCAAGCGCGCGCGTGAAATCCTGCTGGGCCTGCCGGGCCTGCTGGTTTTGCACTTCAGCGAAAGAAGCTGGCAACGGCGACGCGCCCTACGGCGCATGCCCGTTGCCGATTGA
- a CDS encoding phosphocholine cytidylyltransferase family protein, with protein MRAIILAAGLGLRLQQPPQAQFPKCLLQFDGMSLLERHLQMLETAGVTDVVLALGFQPESVQAELARINWPHKVETVINPRFDLGSVLTVHTVADALTRGGDVLLMDADVLYDERILNALVTGESVNRLLIDRDFEAGDEPVKLCLKNSVPVELRKQLAVNLEYDMIGESVGFFRFREETAQRFTQIVAGYIDSGRANMPHEEAVRDLLLERTQVFDTADVTGAPWIEIDFPNDVARATNEILPQLQPLVSASR; from the coding sequence ATGCGCGCCATTATTCTCGCAGCGGGCCTCGGCCTGCGTCTTCAGCAGCCGCCGCAAGCCCAGTTTCCCAAGTGCCTGTTGCAGTTCGACGGGATGAGCCTGCTCGAGCGGCATCTGCAGATGCTGGAAACCGCCGGCGTCACCGACGTCGTGCTGGCGCTCGGTTTCCAGCCGGAATCGGTGCAGGCGGAACTGGCGCGTATCAACTGGCCGCATAAGGTCGAGACCGTAATCAATCCGCGTTTCGATCTCGGCAGCGTGCTGACGGTACATACGGTTGCTGACGCGCTGACGCGCGGCGGCGATGTGCTGTTGATGGATGCCGATGTGCTCTACGACGAGCGGATTCTGAATGCGCTGGTGACGGGGGAATCGGTTAATCGGCTATTGATTGACCGCGATTTCGAAGCGGGCGACGAGCCGGTCAAGCTGTGTCTGAAAAACAGCGTGCCGGTCGAATTGCGCAAGCAGCTCGCGGTAAATCTCGAGTACGACATGATCGGCGAATCGGTTGGCTTTTTCCGCTTCCGCGAGGAAACAGCGCAACGCTTTACGCAGATCGTTGCCGGCTATATCGATAGCGGCCGCGCAAATATGCCGCATGAAGAAGCGGTGCGTGACCTGCTGCTCGAGCGCACTCAGGTATTCGATACCGCCGATGTCACCGGTGCGCCGTGGATCGAAATCGACTTTCCGAACGATGTCGCGCGCGCAACCAATGAAATCCTGCCGCAATTGCAGCCGCTCGTGAGCGCATCGCGCTGA